In a single window of the Deinococcus yavapaiensis KR-236 genome:
- a CDS encoding class I SAM-dependent methyltransferase has product MHVVVTRLRDLLARDGAARFLVPNPDLGDGRYPGEETSVGKHRPYSVWVDLADRLECRFLTPVSHGDFVELRFDLVERTSRDRSAGRYGALSDFQRVDKLEDPLFLDDMLEALHRVPLASGARVLHLGVNGGRELALLDLAFPDRAFDVVAVDVDDSALELARRRFPQHAFRVLNVNDLPDETLGTFDLVVALSVLQSPGVDTDRVFRVLLRDHLKPSGSVILGFPNCRYLGGEVSYGARLLNFRKPDLSLLVKDVALVRRHLQKHGFRVYVTGKYEVLVTGVNVKSTA; this is encoded by the coding sequence ATGCACGTCGTCGTCACGCGCCTTCGCGATCTGCTGGCGCGTGACGGCGCGGCGCGCTTCCTCGTGCCGAACCCCGACCTCGGCGACGGACGCTATCCCGGCGAGGAGACGTCGGTCGGCAAGCACCGACCGTACTCGGTGTGGGTGGACCTCGCCGACCGATTGGAGTGCCGCTTCCTCACGCCCGTCTCGCATGGCGACTTCGTGGAGTTGCGCTTCGACCTTGTCGAGCGGACGAGTCGTGACCGTTCGGCGGGCCGCTACGGCGCCCTGAGCGACTTTCAGCGCGTCGATAAACTCGAGGACCCGCTGTTCCTGGACGACATGCTCGAAGCCCTGCACCGCGTGCCCCTCGCGTCAGGAGCGCGGGTGTTGCACCTTGGCGTGAACGGCGGCCGGGAGTTGGCGCTTCTCGACCTCGCCTTTCCCGACCGGGCCTTCGACGTCGTCGCGGTCGATGTGGACGACAGCGCGTTGGAGCTCGCTCGACGCCGCTTTCCGCAGCATGCCTTCCGAGTGTTGAACGTGAACGACTTGCCCGACGAAACGCTCGGAACGTTCGACCTCGTCGTGGCCCTCTCGGTCCTGCAAAGCCCCGGCGTCGACACCGACCGCGTGTTCCGCGTCCTGCTGCGCGACCACCTCAAGCCGAGCGGATCGGTGATCCTCGGCTTTCCGAATTGCCGGTACCTCGGCGGCGAGGTGTCGTACGGAGCGCGCCTGCTGAACTTTCGCAAGCCCGACCTATCCCTGCTCGTCAAAGACGTCGCGCTCGTGCGGCGTCACCTGCAAAAGCACGGATTCCGCGTGTACGTGACGGGCAAGTACGAAGTGCTGGTGACGGGCGTGAACGTGAAATCGACCGCGTGA